DNA from Algisphaera agarilytica:
GATCTGGCCCGCCGCGTGGCCTTGGATCTTCCTGATGACGATCGTCGCGCTGGGGCTCGGCGTGCTCTTGGTCATCGGCATCGGCGGGGCCGACATGCCCGTGGTCGTCGCGCTGCTCAACAGCTACTCCGGCGTCGCCGCCGCGATGGCGGGCTTCGTCCTCAACAACTACGCCCTGATCATCACCGGCTCGCTAGTCGGCAGCTCCGGCCTGATCCTGACCAACATCATGTGCAAGGCGATGAACCGCTCGCTCATGAACGTGCTCTTCGGCGGCATGGGCGCCGCACCCGCCGGCGTGCCCGCTTCAGCGGGCATGGAAACCCAAGGCACCGCCACCGAGTCCAGCCCCGAAGACGCCGCGATCGTCCTCGAAGCCGCGTCGTCCGTCGTCGTCGTGCCCGGCTACGGCATGGCCGTCGCTCAAGCGCAACACGCCGTGAAAGAGTTCGCCGCCGAGCTCGAATCCAAGGGCATCGAAGTCACCTACGCGATCCACCCCGTCGCGGGCCGGATGCCCGGGCACATGAACGTGCTGCTCGCCGAGGCCGGCGTCGAATACGACGTGCTGCTCGACCTCGAGCCCGCCAACGCCAAGCTCGAGTCGGCCGACGTCGCTTTGGTCATCGGCGCCAACGACGTGACCAACCCCGCCGCCCGCCACGACACAGCCAGCCCGCTCTACGGCATGCCGATCCTCAACGTCGACCACGCCCGCACCGTGTTCGTCATCAAACGCAGCCTCAACCCCGGCTTCGCCGGCATCCAGAACCCGCTGTACTTCCAAGACAACACCCGCATGGTCTTCGGCGACGCGAAGAAAGTCGTCACCGAACTCGTGGGTGAACTCGAACAGCTCTGATTAAAAACTCAAATGATCACCACGAAGCGCCGCGGCTCGGCCGCGAAACGCGGCAAAGCCGCGTCGCTTCCATCCCCGATTCGCTGCCCCGCACACCGAATCGCTTACTCATCATCCATCAACCACCCCGCCGCCTCCACACGCAGCTTCACCTTGCGGAACGCTGCACCCTTGTGCCGGGTGACGAGTTCACGTTCAAGCCCTTCGCGCAGCCGACGATCCACCTCGTACAGCCGTGCACTCGAATCCACCGCCACGGTCAGCACGCCGCGTTGCAGCGCTTCGAGCCGTGTCCCCGCCGCCACCTCTTCGGGCAACAGCTCGTTCCACAACTCCACCAAATCTCCGAGCTGCTTGAACGGCCGAGCCACCTCGCGCTTGAACTGGTCCGCTAAGAACCCCAGTGACAGGTCGGGTTGCGGCTTCACCCGCCGCTCGCGCAACGCCTCCACGTGTCGGCGGGCGGTCTGGTCTTGGGGAGATTCGGACATCATCCCATCATACTGCCCCGCCTCTCCGCGGCCGCTTGCGGCTTAGCGAACAAAGTTTCTCCCGCTAAGCCGCAAGCGGCGAAATCGGATCAACGGTTTACCCCCGCCCCCCGAAATCGCCGATACTCTCGGCATGAACATCATCCTCATGGGCTATCGCGGCAGCGGCAAAACCTCCATCGGCAAGAAGATCGCCGACCAGACCTGGAAAGACTTCGTCGACACCGACACCGAGGTCGTCAAACGGTTCGACGGCCGATCGATCGCCGACATCTGGGAGACCGACGGCGAGCCCGCGTTCCGCGCCGCCGAAGTCGAAGTCGCCAAGCAGTGCCTGGGCCGGGACAACCACGTCATCGCCCTGGGCGGCGGCACGGTGATGCAGGACGGCGTGGCCGATCTGGTCAAGGCCGCGCCTGACGCCATCCGGATCTATCTGAACTGCAAGCCCGCCGTGCTCGCCGAGCGCATCGCCGCCGACGCCGCCAGCACCGCCGCCCGCCCCTCGCTCACCGGCACCGCCGCCGCGAGCAGCGTGGAAGAAATCACCGCCGTACTCGAAGAGCGCGACCCGGTTTACAAAGACGTGGCCGACGTCGTGTTCGACGTGAGCTACGTCGACATCCCCGCGGCGGTGGCGTACCTCACGCGACACCATCTCTAGCGCTTTTCCCGGACGGTGTGAGTTGAATGCGAAGCGCGAGTGTTTTTTCTAGACCTCGGCGTTCGCCCCGTTACAATTCAGTTGTAACCTTCCCTCTCCTTCTGGGACAACTTTCTCACCTATTTCTGGGGCCAACATGAAACGTATTGTGATCTGCGCGGACGGGACTTGGAACTCACCCGAATCTCGTGACGCCACGAACGTCCTCCAACTCGCCAGGGCCATCAAGCCGGTCGCCAACAACGGCACCGAGCAGGTGGTGTTTTACGATTGGGGAGTCGGCAGCGACCGGAAGAAGCTCTCCGGCGGCATCAGCGGCGTCGGTATCGACAAGAACATCATGGACTGCTACCGGTTCATCGTTCAGAACTACCGCAGCGGCGACCACCTGATGTTCTTCGGCTTCAGCCGTGGGGCGTACACCGTACGGTCGCTCGGCGGCTTCATCCGCAACTGCGGCGTGCTGAAACGCGTGCACGCCGACCGGATCGCCGAGGCGTACGACATCTACCGCGACCGCAACCCGCGTTCGTCGCACCCCGACCAACCCAAGTCCAAGGCGTTCCGCAGGAAGTACGCCCACGCCGACCGCACACCGATCGAGTTCATCGGGGCGTGGGACACGGTGGGCAGCCTGGGCGTGCCGATCTTGTTCTGGGGCTCGATCGGCGATGAAAAAATCCTCTTCCACGACACAGAACCCAGCAGCATCATCCGTCACGCCCGCCACGCGATCGCCATCGATGAGACCCGCGAAGATTTCGATTACACCGAATGGGACCACAAGCCCAACATCGATCTGAAGCAGGTCTTCTTCCCCGGGGTCCACGGCAACGTCGGCGGGGGCTACGCCGACCGCGGTTTGTCCGACGGGGCCTTCCGCTGGATCCTGGACGAAGC
Protein-coding regions in this window:
- a CDS encoding DUF2235 domain-containing protein, with the translated sequence MKRIVICADGTWNSPESRDATNVLQLARAIKPVANNGTEQVVFYDWGVGSDRKKLSGGISGVGIDKNIMDCYRFIVQNYRSGDHLMFFGFSRGAYTVRSLGGFIRNCGVLKRVHADRIAEAYDIYRDRNPRSSHPDQPKSKAFRRKYAHADRTPIEFIGAWDTVGSLGVPILFWGSIGDEKILFHDTEPSSIIRHARHAIAIDETREDFDYTEWDHKPNIDLKQVFFPGVHGNVGGGYADRGLSDGAFRWILDEAKACGLALEPFLMAGLKDRADGHEPNSRRSIFKLRGKIVRNLDKIGRQPVFHRSAKQRWDRETSRRRSRALKAYFRETGLDWSDVEIVG
- a CDS encoding shikimate kinase; protein product: MNIILMGYRGSGKTSIGKKIADQTWKDFVDTDTEVVKRFDGRSIADIWETDGEPAFRAAEVEVAKQCLGRDNHVIALGGGTVMQDGVADLVKAAPDAIRIYLNCKPAVLAERIAADAASTAARPSLTGTAAASSVEEITAVLEERDPVYKDVADVVFDVSYVDIPAAVAYLTRHHL
- a CDS encoding DciA family protein — its product is MSESPQDQTARRHVEALRERRVKPQPDLSLGFLADQFKREVARPFKQLGDLVELWNELLPEEVAAGTRLEALQRGVLTVAVDSSARLYEVDRRLREGLERELVTRHKGAAFRKVKLRVEAAGWLMDDE
- a CDS encoding NAD(P)(+) transhydrogenase (Re/Si-specific) subunit beta, translating into MTLATLGHDLINLLYLLAAVCFIFGLKMLGKVETAARGNMISAVGMLLATVVTFFYITGGTWLSLLWIVPALALGCVAGTVMAKRVEMTQMPQMVALLNGFGGIASMLVALADYFNKFGKKLSYTDAEFGEGVISAVAVQPWSYGLSIGLAVAIGGVTFTGSIMAFGKLQGTSWAPDQPVQLPRQRDIVFGLLGALALMVLFIMIWPAAWPWIFLMTIVALGLGVLLVIGIGGADMPVVVALLNSYSGVAAAMAGFVLNNYALIITGSLVGSSGLILTNIMCKAMNRSLMNVLFGGMGAAPAGVPASAGMETQGTATESSPEDAAIVLEAASSVVVVPGYGMAVAQAQHAVKEFAAELESKGIEVTYAIHPVAGRMPGHMNVLLAEAGVEYDVLLDLEPANAKLESADVALVIGANDVTNPAARHDTASPLYGMPILNVDHARTVFVIKRSLNPGFAGIQNPLYFQDNTRMVFGDAKKVVTELVGELEQL